One region of Juglans microcarpa x Juglans regia isolate MS1-56 chromosome 7S, Jm3101_v1.0, whole genome shotgun sequence genomic DNA includes:
- the LOC121240203 gene encoding scarecrow-like protein 32 codes for MKAELKGNTSVSLQNPTLFDTHQSPLSGALTGCLGSLDGACLEKLLIHCASALETNDVTLAQQVMWVLNNVASSVGDPNQRLTSWFLRALISRASRVYPTTMNFDGSSTIPKRLMSVTELAGYVDLIPWHRFGFCASNSAILKAIQGFPRVHILDFSITHCMQWPTLIDALAKRPEGPPSLRITVPSSRPPVPPLLNISTEEVGLRLGNFAKYRDVPFEFHVFDNSPSTALGEIMCKESPSFHFESILSHLNNPSMLNLREDEALVINCQHWLRYLSDEQKGSPHGASLRDTFIDIVKGLNPQIIVVVDEDSDLSASSLTSRITTCFNYLWIPYDALETFLPKDSSQRIEYESDIGHKIENIISFEGFQRIERLESGIKLSQRWKNAGYLNIPFREETVKEVRALLDEHASGWGMKKEEDMLVLTWKGHNSVFATAWVPNGLED; via the coding sequence ATGAAGGCTGAACTCAAAGGAAACACGTCTGTTTCTCTACAGAACCCTACTCTCTTCGACACCCATCAGAGTCCTCTTTCAGGAGCGCTTACTGGGTGTCTCGGAAGCCTCGACGGAGCATGTTTAGAGAAGCTTTTGATTCACTGTGCGAGTGCGTTGGAGACCAACGATGTTACTTTGGCTCAGCAAGTTATGTGGGTGCTAAATAATGTCGCTTCTTCGGTTGGTGATCCTAACCAGAGGCTCACTTCTTGGTTTTTGCGAGCACTAATCTCAAGGGCCTCTAGGGTTTACCCCACCACGATGAACTTTGATGGAAGCAGTACGATTCCAAAAAGGTTGATGTCCGTGACCGAGCTTGCCGGGTACGTTGATCTAATCCCTTGGCACAGGTTTGGATTTTGTGCATCAAATAGTGCTATTTTAAAGGCAATTCAAGGGTTCCCAAGAGTTCACATCTTAGATTTTAGCATCACACATTGTATGCAGTGGCCTACTCTCATAGACGCACTAGCCAAAAGGCCAGAAGGCCCTCCATCGCTTCGAATCACAGTGCCCTCTAGCAGGCCGCCAGTCCCTCCCTTGCTTAATATATCAACCGAAGAAGTTGGCCTCCGTTTGGGAAATTTCGCAAAGTATAGGGATGTTCCATTTGAATTCCATGTCTTTGACAACTCACCTTCAACTGCACTAGGTGAAATTATGTGTAAAGAATCACCTAGCTTTCACTTCGAATCAATTTTGAGCCACTTGAATAATCCTTCCATGCTAAATCTTAGAGAAGATGAAGCTCTGGTAATAAACTGCCAACACTGGCTGCGCTATTTGTCTGATGAGCAAAAGGGGAGTCCTCACGGTGCTTCATTGCGAGACACTTTCATTGATATAGTTAAAGGTCTTAACCCTCAAATTATAGTGGTGGTAGATGAAGATTCAGATCTGAGTGCATCAAGCCTGACATCAAGAATTACCACTTGCTTTAATTACCTGTGGATACCCTATGATGCCTTGGAGACTTTTCTCCCAAAAGATAGTAGCCAAAGGATAGAATATGAATCGGATATTGGCcataaaattgaaaacattATCAGTTTTGAAGGGTTTCAAAGAATAGAGAGGTTAGAGTCCGGCATTAAATTGTCTCAGAGATGGAAGAACGCCGGTTATTTGAACATTCCGTTCCGCGAAGAGACTGTTAAGGAAGTCAGGGCTTTGCTTGATGAACATGCAAGTGGATGGGgcatgaagaaggaagaagatatGTTGGTTCTCACATGGAAGGGCCATAACTCAGTTTTTGCCACTGCTTGGGTCCCAAATGGTTTGGAGGATTAA
- the LOC121240849 gene encoding uncharacterized mitochondrial protein AtMg00310-like: MEGGGAVMKGIYEKYLELPAVVGNSKYNAFRGIKERVWKKINNWKNSFLSVAGKDVLIKVVLQAVPTYTMSVLQLPKQLCKELNVMLGGFWWGNHKKGNDVHWCCWERMGKQKGKGNLGYRDIESFNMAILARLL, encoded by the coding sequence ATGGAGGGAGGTGGAGCAGTGATGAAAGGAATTTATGAGAAATATCTGGAGCTGCCTGCAGTTGTAGGGAATTCAAAGTATAATGCTTTTAGAGGCATAAAGGAGAGAGTGTGGAAAAAGATTAACAATTGGAAAAACTCTTTTCTGTCTGTTGCAGGGAAAGATGTCTTAATCAAAGTTGTCCTTCAAGCTGTGCCCACCTACACAATGAGTGTGTTACAACTTCCAAAACAATTATGTAAGGAGCTTAATGTTATGCTTGGTGGGTTTTGGTGGGGTAATCATAAAAAAGGGAATGATGTACACTGGTGCTGTTGGGAGAGGATGGGGAAACAGAAAGGGAAAGGGAATCTAGGCTATAGGGATATAGAGAGCTTCAACATGGCTATTTTGGCTAGGCTGCTTTAG